One part of the uncultured Bacteroides sp. genome encodes these proteins:
- a CDS encoding lysophospholipid acyltransferase family protein, with the protein MKILYYIYQICIALPLLLVLTLLTALVTTVGCMLGSAHFWGYHPGKIWSRLICFFLLIHVKVKGRENLKGKTSYVFVANHQGSFDIFLIYGYLGRNFKWMMKKGIRKIPFVGRACEEAGHIFVDRSGPKKVLETIRKAKESLTEGTSVVVFPEGARSFTGHMGYFKKGAFQLADDLQLAVVPLTIEGSFDILPRTGKWIHRHNMTLTIHEPILPKGKGLKSIQETLYQSYKIVESALPEELKGMVYNPDQN; encoded by the coding sequence ATGAAGATATTATATTATATCTACCAAATTTGTATAGCACTTCCTTTACTACTGGTATTAACATTACTTACCGCATTAGTTACTACTGTGGGGTGTATGTTAGGAAGTGCACATTTTTGGGGATATCATCCGGGTAAAATATGGTCTCGACTTATATGCTTCTTTTTATTAATACACGTAAAAGTCAAAGGACGGGAAAATCTTAAAGGAAAAACATCTTATGTATTTGTAGCAAACCATCAAGGATCATTTGATATTTTCCTTATCTATGGCTATCTGGGACGCAACTTTAAGTGGATGATGAAAAAAGGAATACGAAAAATTCCTTTTGTCGGAAGAGCTTGCGAAGAAGCTGGTCATATATTTGTTGACCGAAGTGGTCCGAAGAAAGTTTTAGAAACAATCAGAAAGGCTAAAGAAAGTCTTACTGAAGGTACATCTGTAGTTGTATTTCCTGAAGGCGCAAGAAGCTTCACCGGACATATGGGGTATTTTAAGAAAGGAGCCTTTCAGCTGGCAGACGATTTACAATTAGCAGTAGTACCATTAACTATAGAAGGCTCATTCGATATTTTACCTCGTACCGGAAAGTGGATTCATCGTCACAATATGACGCTAACTATCCACGAGCCAATCCTACCAAAAGGAAAAGGATTAAAAAGTATTCAGGAAACGTTATATCAATCTTATAAGATTGTAGAAAGTGCTCTTCCCGAGGAATTAAAGGGGATGGTTTACAATCCTGATCAGAATTAA
- a CDS encoding HU family DNA-binding protein — MAATYDLRENPNPKKDGKKQPLYARIVSKGTISSRELLEDISSGTTFTVADLEGAISALAEKMATHLKNGYNVELGNIGYFSAKLKARPVMEKDEIRSASVEFDNVNFRASAWLKKNSRGDLERSSRGFQTSAKLSVEERRSMLEKYLDENTYITRTEYTKLTGLLKNNAMKDLKEFVNQGILVSSGHRNQMIFLRAAKK; from the coding sequence ATGGCAGCAACCTATGATTTAAGAGAGAACCCAAACCCTAAGAAAGACGGAAAGAAACAACCATTATACGCACGCATCGTATCGAAAGGTACAATTTCTTCGCGTGAATTGCTTGAGGATATCTCTTCGGGAACAACTTTTACTGTAGCCGATCTTGAGGGCGCAATTAGTGCGTTGGCTGAGAAAATGGCAACCCATCTGAAGAATGGATATAATGTAGAACTTGGAAATATTGGATATTTTTCGGCCAAACTAAAAGCTCGTCCGGTAATGGAGAAGGATGAAATACGTTCGGCCTCTGTTGAATTTGATAATGTGAACTTTCGCGCTTCTGCATGGCTTAAGAAAAATTCGCGCGGAGATTTGGAACGTTCCAGCAGAGGGTTCCAAACATCGGCAAAGCTTAGTGTAGAAGAACGAAGAAGTATGTTAGAAAAATACCTGGACGAGAACACTTACATTACTCGAACAGAGTACACAAAACTTACAGGGTTATTAAAGAATAATGCAATGAAGGATTTAAAAGAGTTTGTAAATCAGGGAATCCTTGTTTCAAGTGGTCACAGAAATCAGATGATTTTTCTACGGGCTGCAAAGAAATAA
- a CDS encoding DUF4369 domain-containing protein, whose amino-acid sequence MIKFYSSLILIMLALTSCSKSYKIKGVSSVSSLDGKMLFLKVAKDGKWVNVDSAEVVHGEFTMKGSVDSVQMVSLFMDDENIMPMVLEGGSIDINISNTKLTVKGTPLNDKLYAFVEKKASMDARSEELGHKEAKMILDGVDPAEINVILTKESDQLMNEMNGYVKSFIAENYENVLGPGVFMMMCSNFPYPLMTPAMEDIVKNAPDSFKNNPLIKEYVSKAHDNMQSIQENQMMQQKEQQAAMISQRQPAATTVNH is encoded by the coding sequence ATGATCAAATTTTACTCCTCATTAATCCTCATTATGTTAGCGCTGACTTCTTGCAGCAAAAGCTATAAAATAAAAGGTGTATCTTCTGTATCCAGCTTAGATGGGAAAATGTTATTTCTTAAAGTAGCTAAAGATGGAAAATGGGTGAATGTTGACTCAGCTGAGGTAGTGCATGGAGAGTTCACAATGAAAGGAAGTGTAGACTCTGTTCAGATGGTATCTCTTTTTATGGATGATGAAAATATCATGCCTATGGTATTGGAAGGCGGAAGTATCGATATTAATATTTCCAATACAAAGTTGACAGTAAAAGGTACTCCTTTAAATGATAAATTATATGCATTTGTAGAAAAAAAAGCATCTATGGATGCCCGCAGTGAAGAACTGGGACACAAGGAAGCAAAAATGATTCTTGATGGAGTTGATCCTGCTGAAATTAATGTGATCCTTACAAAAGAAAGTGATCAGCTAATGAATGAAATGAATGGTTATGTAAAATCGTTTATAGCAGAAAATTATGAAAATGTTTTGGGCCCTGGAGTCTTTATGATGATGTGTAGTAATTTCCCTTATCCATTGATGACTCCTGCTATGGAAGACATAGTGAAGAATGCTCCAGATTCTTTTAAAAATAATCCGTTGATTAAAGAGTATGTGAGTAAGGCGCATGATAATATGCAGTCAATACAGGAAAATCAGATGATGCAACAAAAAGAACAGCAAGCTGCAATGATTTCTCAAAGACAGCCTGCTGCAACTACTGTTAATCATTAA
- a CDS encoding glycosyltransferase family protein, with protein sequence MKFLFIVQGEGRGHFTQAITLEEMLLKNGHEVVEVLVGKSTSRSLPGFFNRSIKAPVKRFLSPNFLPSAQNKRADIGRSVVYNLLQTPAYIKSMIYIKQRIEESGADVVINFYELLTGLTYTFLRPRIPYVCIGHQYLFLHRDFEFPRKNTLNLFLLRFFTRLTSIGSSKRLALSFYRMCDDKRENVTVVPPLLRSEVFSLQPEQGNYIHGYMVNSGYADYITEFNSNHLELQLHFFWDKPDAPDEMKVTETLSFHTLNDVDFLKYMSGCKAYASTAGFESICEAMYIGKPVMMVPVHIEQDCNAYDAVRAGAGITSDSFDLDELIEFSKNYTPNRSFVYWVNSCERVLLEELEEKKDKHPIFAIPALSNYF encoded by the coding sequence ATGAAATTCTTATTTATTGTTCAAGGAGAGGGGAGAGGTCACTTTACCCAGGCAATTACATTAGAAGAAATGTTGCTTAAAAACGGGCATGAAGTGGTGGAAGTCTTAGTTGGAAAAAGCACTTCACGCTCACTTCCGGGATTCTTTAACAGAAGTATAAAAGCGCCGGTTAAGCGATTCTTGAGTCCTAATTTCCTACCTTCTGCACAAAATAAAAGAGCAGATATTGGAAGAAGTGTAGTCTATAACTTGCTTCAGACGCCTGCATATATTAAAAGTATGATTTATATAAAACAACGCATAGAAGAATCCGGCGCCGACGTGGTTATAAACTTCTACGAACTACTTACGGGACTTACCTACACTTTTCTACGTCCCCGGATTCCTTATGTGTGTATTGGTCACCAGTATCTTTTTCTGCACCGTGATTTCGAATTCCCCCGGAAAAACACCTTGAATCTTTTCCTGTTACGCTTCTTTACCCGTCTTACGAGCATAGGAAGTTCAAAGAGATTGGCTCTCTCATTTTACAGAATGTGCGATGATAAAAGAGAAAATGTAACAGTTGTACCTCCATTGTTGCGCAGTGAAGTTTTCTCTCTTCAGCCTGAGCAAGGGAATTATATTCACGGATATATGGTAAATTCCGGTTATGCGGATTATATTACTGAGTTTAACTCCAATCACCTGGAATTACAGCTACATTTTTTCTGGGATAAGCCCGATGCGCCGGATGAGATGAAAGTAACAGAGACTCTTTCTTTTCATACATTAAACGATGTCGACTTTCTGAAATATATGAGTGGTTGCAAGGCATATGCAAGTACCGCAGGGTTCGAATCTATTTGTGAAGCAATGTACATAGGTAAACCGGTAATGATGGTTCCCGTACATATAGAGCAGGATTGCAATGCTTATGATGCCGTACGCGCTGGTGCAGGTATTACTTCCGACTCTTTCGATCTGGACGAACTTATTGAATTCTCAAAGAATTATACTCCCAACCGTTCTTTTGTTTATTGGGTGAATAGTTGTGAAAGAGTACTACTTGAGGAACTTGAAGAGAAAAAAGATAAACATCCAATTTTTGCCATTCCGGCACTATCTAATTATTTTTAG
- the kbl gene encoding glycine C-acetyltransferase, with protein sequence MYSKMKEYLSNTIAEIKEAGLYKEERLIESAQQAAITVKGKEVLNFCANNYLGLSNNPRLIAAGKEMMDRRGYGMSSVRFICGTQDVHKELEAAISDYFKTEDTILYAACFDANGGIFEPLFGQEDAIISDSLNHASIIDGVRLCKAKRYRYDNASMEDLERCLIEAQEQRFRIIVTDGVFSMDGNVAPMDKICDLADKYDALVMVDECHSAGVVGKTGHGVNEQFNTYGRIDIMTGTLGKAFGGAIGGFTTGRKEIIDLLRQRSRPYLFSNSIPPAVIGASLEVFKMLKESNELHDKLADNVAYFRTKMIEAGFDIKPTQSAICAVMLYDAKLSQEYAAKLLEEGIYVTGFYYPVVPKDQARIRVQISAGHERAHLDRCINAFVKVGKELGVLK encoded by the coding sequence ATGTACAGCAAAATGAAAGAATACCTCAGCAATACAATTGCTGAAATTAAAGAAGCAGGGCTTTACAAAGAAGAGCGATTAATTGAGAGTGCACAACAAGCTGCAATTACTGTAAAAGGAAAAGAAGTGCTTAATTTTTGTGCCAACAATTATCTTGGATTATCAAACAATCCTCGATTAATTGCTGCCGGAAAAGAAATGATGGACAGACGTGGCTATGGAATGTCTTCAGTACGCTTTATCTGTGGAACGCAAGATGTTCACAAAGAACTGGAAGCTGCAATCTCCGATTATTTCAAAACAGAAGACACAATTCTCTATGCTGCATGTTTTGATGCTAACGGTGGAATATTTGAACCTCTTTTTGGACAAGAAGATGCTATTATTTCGGACTCATTAAACCACGCTTCAATAATTGACGGGGTAAGACTTTGCAAAGCAAAACGTTATCGCTACGACAATGCATCCATGGAAGATCTGGAAAGATGTTTAATTGAAGCTCAGGAACAAAGGTTCCGCATTATTGTTACCGACGGTGTTTTCTCAATGGATGGTAATGTTGCTCCAATGGATAAAATCTGTGATTTAGCAGATAAATATGATGCGTTGGTTATGGTTGATGAATGCCACTCCGCTGGTGTTGTTGGTAAAACCGGACACGGAGTGAATGAACAATTTAATACTTATGGTAGAATTGACATCATGACCGGAACATTAGGAAAGGCATTTGGTGGCGCAATTGGTGGGTTTACAACTGGCCGTAAAGAAATAATCGATCTGCTTCGCCAGCGTTCTCGTCCATATTTATTCTCCAATTCAATTCCACCAGCAGTAATCGGTGCCAGTCTGGAAGTATTCAAAATGTTGAAAGAAAGTAATGAGTTGCATGATAAATTAGCTGACAATGTAGCTTACTTCCGTACAAAAATGATCGAAGCCGGATTTGATATTAAGCCTACCCAAAGTGCAATTTGCGCAGTAATGCTTTACGATGCAAAACTATCACAGGAATACGCAGCCAAATTATTGGAAGAAGGTATTTATGTAACAGGTTTCTATTATCCTGTAGTACCAAAAGATCAAGCACGTATACGCGTTCAGATCTCAGCCGGACACGAAAGAGCTCATCTGGACAGATGTATCAACGCGTTTGTTAAAGTAGGAAAAGAATTAGGTGTATTGAAATAA
- a CDS encoding AraC family transcriptional regulator translates to MWDFYSDTIFAAIIVCFLTSIYLFARRDEGERSRIFLSVIIFYSVLNYVPRYWAATHGQVPMLVVSVPVLLLALFMITSYIIYPIEVVSPGWLNFKHIVLLYTPVGVLYGIWLITLWCGVKYTDFSSLQEMLPYITDFDVWFRFILCLLILCPVFFIFFVPYTKKYCNVDNRWKWIYMIIFSINTIAFLWILWDRSLISSTLYYYISVGCSLVIAYRELSTRFIRNPISESPFPEIPSKVFEEIPCDSGEVDTLYDELENNNSELFSRLDEYMKKNAAWRDPELTLNKLSSIMNTNRTSLSLAIQKSEYGNYTTYINKLRFDDFVYCVTSNCSGNFQQAFYDAGFRSRATALRNFRQIAGMTPTEYFIKMRTEG, encoded by the coding sequence ATGTGGGATTTTTATTCAGATACAATTTTTGCTGCAATAATTGTTTGCTTCTTAACATCTATTTATCTTTTTGCACGCCGTGATGAGGGTGAGCGTTCACGAATCTTTTTATCAGTTATCATATTTTATTCCGTATTGAATTACGTTCCCCGTTACTGGGCCGCTACTCATGGGCAGGTTCCAATGTTAGTAGTATCAGTCCCAGTGCTTTTACTAGCCTTATTCATGATCACATCTTATATAATATATCCCATTGAGGTTGTTTCACCCGGCTGGCTTAATTTTAAGCATATTGTTCTGCTATATACTCCAGTTGGAGTTCTTTACGGAATATGGCTAATTACATTGTGGTGTGGAGTTAAATATACTGATTTTAGCTCATTGCAAGAAATGCTTCCCTATATAACGGACTTTGATGTGTGGTTTCGGTTTATATTATGCTTATTGATACTGTGTCCTGTATTTTTTATCTTTTTTGTGCCTTACACTAAAAAATATTGCAATGTAGACAATAGGTGGAAGTGGATATACATGATTATTTTTTCAATAAACACGATTGCTTTTTTATGGATATTATGGGATAGAAGTTTAATTTCCAGTACATTATATTATTATATCAGCGTAGGATGCAGTTTAGTAATAGCCTATAGAGAATTATCCACCCGTTTTATCCGAAATCCGATATCTGAAAGTCCTTTTCCTGAAATTCCAAGTAAAGTTTTCGAGGAAATACCATGTGATTCGGGCGAAGTTGACACTCTTTATGATGAACTAGAAAATAACAATTCCGAACTTTTTAGCAGGCTGGATGAATATATGAAGAAGAATGCGGCATGGCGGGATCCAGAACTTACTTTAAACAAACTTTCATCAATAATGAATACTAACCGAACCTCTCTTTCACTGGCTATCCAGAAAAGTGAATACGGGAATTACACTACATATATAAACAAATTGCGCTTTGACGATTTTGTATATTGTGTAACATCCAACTGTTCCGGTAATTTTCAGCAGGCTTTTTACGATGCTGGTTTCCGCTCACGTGCCACTGCTTTGCGCAACTTCCGCCAAATAGCAGGTATGACACCTACAGAATATTTTATAAAAATGAGAACTGAAGGTTAA
- a CDS encoding UDP-2,3-diacylglucosamine diphosphatase, translated as MQLRNYYPTVVLSDIHLGTPHSKTEEVTKFLKSINCDKLILNGDIIDGWHLQKGGLNKWKPKHTEFFKVIMKMMENFGTEVIYVRGNHDDFLDNLAPLTLYNISIVKDYIYESHGNRYYVTHGDVFDSVTTQMKWLAKLGDIGYSMLLWLNKIYNARRVKQGKPYYSLSQTIKQRVKSAVSYISDFEKELVDLARIKRCNGIICGHIHHPENTYYEEIHYLNSGDWVETLSALVEDEKGNWSVRYYEGALIQENLNDITEEIYIAS; from the coding sequence ATGCAATTACGAAACTATTACCCCACAGTAGTCCTATCGGACATTCACTTGGGAACTCCTCACTCTAAAACAGAGGAAGTAACTAAATTCCTAAAATCAATTAATTGTGATAAACTGATTCTTAACGGAGACATTATTGACGGTTGGCATTTACAAAAAGGCGGGCTGAATAAATGGAAACCTAAGCATACCGAGTTCTTTAAAGTAATCATGAAAATGATGGAGAACTTTGGTACGGAAGTTATTTATGTAAGAGGAAATCACGATGATTTTCTAGATAATCTGGCCCCACTGACACTCTATAATATTAGTATAGTAAAAGATTATATTTATGAAAGTCACGGCAATCGGTATTATGTTACTCACGGCGATGTTTTCGATTCAGTAACTACTCAGATGAAATGGCTGGCTAAGCTGGGAGATATTGGTTATTCAATGCTTCTTTGGTTGAATAAAATCTATAATGCCCGTAGAGTAAAGCAAGGGAAACCATATTACTCACTTTCACAAACAATTAAGCAAAGAGTAAAATCTGCAGTATCTTATATCTCCGATTTTGAAAAAGAACTGGTTGATCTTGCCCGGATAAAACGATGCAATGGCATTATTTGCGGGCACATTCATCACCCGGAAAATACCTATTATGAAGAGATACACTACCTTAATTCCGGAGACTGGGTGGAAACATTGTCTGCTTTGGTTGAGGATGAAAAAGGAAACTGGAGTGTACGCTACTATGAAGGAGCGTTGATACAAGAAAATTTGAATGATATAACAGAAGAAATATACATAGCCTCATGA
- a CDS encoding S46 family peptidase, whose translation MNKLKTSLFVLLVLTFVSAKADEGMWLLQLMKEQHSIEMMKKQGLLMEADEVYNPNGISLKDAVGIFGGGCTGEIISSEGLILTNHHCGYGAIQQHSSVEHDYLTNGFWAKNRKEEIPTPGLAFTFIERIEDITDIVNAQVKEGKVSEIYSYTTPYLTKLADELLAKSDLKGKPGISAQALPFYAGNKFYLLYKKKYSDVRMVAAPPSSIGKFGGETDNWMWPRHTGDFSMFRIYADANGEPAEYSEKNVPLKCKKHLSISLKGVEEGDYAMIMGFPGSTSRYLTASEVKERMEALNAPRIRVREARQNVLRAEMAKSDKVRIQYASKFASSSNYWKNSIGMNKAIVDNKVIETKLAQEKRFQEFAKSKGNQDYMNVVKEIDDAVAKTSAINYQWTCFREVFIGGIEFGTPYLLCDKLKTALKDKDKAKADSVITAMKKVFADIHNKDYDHEVDRKVAKALLPLYAEMIPAQQRPSIYSVIEKEFKGDYNNFVDACYNNSIFANQTNFDNFIKSPSIKALDKDLMTTFVRSKDEMNSKLSDERNTVTEPLILLHKTYVRGLGEMKEPTPSYPDANFTIRLTYGNVKSYNPKDGVHYNYFTTMKGIMEKEDPNNPEFVVPAKLKELYNNKDFGRYALKNGEMPVCFLSTNDITGGNSGSPVINGKGQLIGAAFDGNWESLSGDINFDNDLQRCICVDIRYILFIVDKLGNSKHLIDEMTIVE comes from the coding sequence ATGAATAAATTAAAAACTTCTTTGTTCGTACTATTAGTACTGACATTTGTTTCTGCAAAGGCGGACGAAGGAATGTGGCTACTTCAGCTTATGAAGGAACAACACTCCATAGAAATGATGAAAAAGCAAGGCTTACTGATGGAAGCCGACGAGGTGTACAATCCGAATGGAATTTCGCTCAAAGATGCTGTAGGTATTTTTGGCGGTGGATGTACTGGAGAGATTATTTCCTCTGAAGGATTGATTCTTACCAATCACCATTGTGGTTATGGTGCTATCCAACAGCACAGTTCTGTTGAACACGACTATCTGACTAATGGTTTCTGGGCTAAAAATCGCAAAGAAGAGATTCCGACTCCGGGGCTAGCTTTTACATTTATAGAAAGAATTGAAGATATTACTGATATTGTTAATGCTCAGGTAAAGGAAGGAAAAGTCTCAGAAATTTATTCCTATACTACTCCTTATCTTACAAAATTAGCAGATGAACTTTTAGCAAAGAGCGATTTGAAAGGCAAACCAGGCATTAGTGCTCAGGCTCTTCCTTTTTATGCAGGAAATAAGTTCTACTTATTATATAAGAAAAAATACAGCGATGTACGTATGGTTGCTGCACCCCCTTCATCCATTGGTAAATTTGGTGGAGAGACAGACAACTGGATGTGGCCTCGCCATACCGGAGACTTCTCTATGTTCCGTATTTATGCTGATGCCAACGGCGAACCGGCTGAATACAGCGAAAAGAATGTTCCTTTAAAATGCAAGAAACATTTAAGTATCTCATTAAAAGGAGTTGAAGAAGGAGATTATGCCATGATTATGGGTTTTCCGGGAAGCACTTCACGTTACCTTACTGCATCTGAGGTAAAAGAACGTATGGAAGCTCTGAATGCACCGAGAATCCGTGTACGCGAAGCTCGCCAAAATGTTTTAAGAGCAGAAATGGCTAAAAGCGACAAAGTTCGTATCCAGTACGCAAGCAAATTTGCCAGTTCTAGCAACTACTGGAAAAACTCTATCGGAATGAATAAAGCTATTGTTGATAATAAAGTTATTGAAACAAAATTAGCTCAGGAAAAAAGATTCCAGGAATTTGCAAAATCAAAAGGCAATCAGGATTACATGAATGTAGTTAAAGAGATTGATGATGCGGTTGCTAAAACATCAGCTATCAATTATCAATGGACTTGCTTCAGAGAAGTATTCATTGGAGGAATTGAATTCGGAACTCCATATTTATTATGCGATAAACTAAAAACTGCATTGAAGGATAAGGATAAAGCAAAAGCAGATTCTGTTATTACAGCTATGAAGAAAGTGTTTGCTGATATCCACAACAAAGATTACGACCATGAAGTAGACAGAAAAGTGGCAAAAGCACTCCTTCCATTATATGCAGAAATGATTCCTGCCCAACAACGTCCGTCAATCTATTCTGTAATTGAAAAAGAGTTCAAGGGTGACTATAATAATTTTGTTGATGCTTGTTACAACAATTCTATTTTTGCCAATCAGACAAACTTCGACAATTTTATTAAGAGCCCATCTATTAAAGCTTTAGACAAAGACTTAATGACAACGTTCGTGCGTTCTAAAGACGAAATGAATAGTAAATTAAGTGACGAGCGCAACACGGTAACTGAACCACTTATATTACTTCACAAGACTTATGTACGCGGATTGGGCGAAATGAAAGAACCTACCCCATCCTACCCTGATGCAAACTTTACCATTCGTCTCACTTATGGAAATGTAAAATCATACAATCCAAAAGATGGAGTACACTATAACTACTTCACTACCATGAAAGGTATCATGGAGAAAGAAGATCCAAACAATCCTGAGTTTGTAGTTCCTGCAAAACTTAAAGAATTGTATAACAATAAAGACTTCGGACGTTATGCTTTAAAGAATGGTGAAATGCCAGTTTGCTTCCTTTCTACAAACGACATCACAGGAGGAAACTCCGGAAGTCCAGTAATCAACGGCAAAGGTCAGTTAATTGGTGCAGCATTTGATGGTAACTGGGAATCATTGAGCGGAGATATCAACTTCGACAATGATCTTCAGAGATGTATCTGCGTAGACATCCGTTACATTCTGTTTATTGTAGATAAACTAGGCAACAGCAAACATTTGATTGACGAAATGACTATTGTAGAATAA
- a CDS encoding S46 family peptidase yields the protein MKKILLAATAFMYFMGSYAHEGMWMLPDLKEQNAVAMYELGLQVPIDSIYSPNGISIKDAVVHFGGGCTGEIISSEGLILTNHHCGYSYIQQHSSVKHDYLTDGFWAMSREQELPCKDLTVTFIDQILDVTSYVQDRLKKDEDPEGLNYLSPKYLKTVADKFAKENKVELTPATVLELKAFYGGNKYYLFIKTVYKDIRMVGAPPSSIGKFGADTDNWMWPRQTGDFSMFRIYADKNGKSAEYSKDNIPLKVKKYFTLNISGVKEKDYVMTMGFPGSNWRYMISDEVEERMQTTNFARDTIRGVRQTVMMEEMQKDPAVRIQYASKYASSANYWKNAIGMNEGLVRLKVLNTKKEQQEKLLAYGKAHNDDSYQKAFDLIHKIVAQRRDAMYHQQILTEALSRGTEFAKVPSTSALLNALKGKDKEKINTEKEALIKAADKYFDKDYNPAVDRKVSKEMLKVYAALIPEGKRISIFSIIKDRFKGNSSAFVDACFDNSIFGSKENFNKFIEKPSIYKIEKDWMVLYGISVVNGLEQTASEMKEINKAYDAAHKTWVKGMMDMKKSEGQAVYPDANSTLRLTYGQVLPYEPADGAVYNYYTTLKGVMQKEDPNNFEFVVPAKLKELYNNKDFGRYAMKNGEMPVCFIVNTDNTGGNSGSPVFNGKGELIGTAFDRNYEGLTGDIAFRPSSQRAAVVDIRYTLFIIDKFAGASHLIKEMTIKE from the coding sequence ATGAAGAAAATTTTATTAGCAGCTACAGCATTTATGTACTTTATGGGCAGTTATGCTCATGAAGGCATGTGGATGCTTCCCGATTTGAAAGAACAAAATGCCGTAGCAATGTATGAGCTGGGGCTACAGGTTCCTATTGATTCCATATATAGCCCCAACGGCATTAGTATAAAAGACGCAGTTGTGCACTTTGGTGGAGGATGTACAGGTGAAATCATTTCATCCGAAGGCCTTATCTTAACAAACCATCACTGCGGATATAGTTATATACAGCAACACAGTTCTGTGAAACATGATTATCTTACTGATGGATTCTGGGCTATGAGTCGTGAACAGGAACTTCCCTGCAAAGACTTGACAGTAACATTCATTGATCAGATTCTGGATGTAACTTCTTACGTACAGGATCGTCTGAAGAAAGATGAAGATCCTGAAGGTCTGAACTATCTTTCACCTAAATACCTGAAAACCGTAGCCGATAAATTCGCTAAAGAAAACAAAGTTGAGCTTACTCCTGCTACCGTTCTTGAGCTAAAAGCATTTTACGGTGGAAACAAGTATTACCTCTTTATAAAGACTGTTTATAAAGACATCCGTATGGTTGGTGCTCCTCCTTCTTCCATTGGTAAATTTGGTGCCGATACCGATAACTGGATGTGGCCTCGTCAAACCGGAGATTTCTCTATGTTCCGTATTTATGCCGACAAGAATGGAAAATCTGCCGAATACTCTAAAGACAACATACCATTGAAGGTTAAGAAGTACTTTACACTTAACATCAGTGGTGTGAAAGAGAAAGATTATGTTATGACTATGGGATTTCCGGGAAGTAACTGGCGCTACATGATTTCCGACGAAGTGGAAGAACGCATGCAGACAACCAACTTTGCACGAGATACTATACGTGGTGTTCGTCAGACAGTAATGATGGAAGAAATGCAAAAAGATCCGGCCGTACGTATACAGTATGCCAGCAAATATGCTTCTTCTGCCAATTACTGGAAAAATGCCATCGGCATGAACGAAGGGCTTGTTCGCTTAAAGGTACTCAATACAAAGAAAGAACAACAAGAAAAGCTTCTTGCTTATGGCAAGGCTCACAATGATGATTCTTACCAGAAAGCCTTCGATCTGATTCATAAAATTGTTGCTCAACGAAGAGATGCCATGTATCATCAGCAAATTCTCACCGAGGCATTGTCACGAGGTACCGAATTTGCAAAAGTGCCTTCTACTTCAGCACTTCTTAATGCACTGAAGGGTAAGGATAAAGAAAAGATCAATACAGAAAAAGAAGCTTTGATAAAAGCTGCTGATAAATATTTCGATAAGGATTATAATCCGGCAGTAGACAGAAAAGTATCAAAAGAGATGCTTAAGGTGTATGCTGCATTAATTCCAGAAGGAAAAAGAATCTCTATCTTCAGCATTATAAAAGATCGTTTTAAAGGAAACTCTTCTGCATTCGTGGATGCTTGTTTCGACAATTCCATCTTTGGATCTAAAGAAAACTTCAACAAGTTCATCGAAAAGCCAAGTATCTACAAAATAGAGAAAGACTGGATGGTACTTTATGGCATTTCGGTAGTTAATGGTTTGGAACAAACTGCATCGGAAATGAAGGAAATAAACAAAGCTTATGATGCAGCTCACAAAACATGGGTAAAGGGAATGATGGATATGAAGAAATCTGAGGGACAAGCCGTTTATCCAGATGCAAATTCAACTTTGCGCCTTACTTATGGACAAGTGCTGCCTTACGAACCTGCAGATGGTGCTGTATACAATTACTATACAACATTGAAAGGCGTAATGCAGAAAGAAGATCCTAATAACTTCGAGTTTGTTGTTCCAGCAAAGCTGAAAGAGTTGTATAACAATAAGGACTTCGGACGCTATGCCATGAAGAATGGTGAAATGCCAGTCTGCTTTATTGTAAATACAGACAATACCGGAGGAAATTCCGGCAGTCCGGTGTTTAATGGTAAAGGAGAACTTATTGGTACAGCATTCGACCGCAACTATGAAGGATTGACAGGCGACATTGCTTTCCGCCCTTCTTCACAGCGAGCAGCAGTAGTGGATATCCGCTATACTCTATTCATCATCGATAAGTTTGCCGGAGCTTCACACTTAATCAAAGAAATGACGATTAAGGAATAG